One Pyrococcus furiosus DSM 3638 genomic region harbors:
- a CDS encoding ABC transporter ATP-binding protein, whose product MEYVIETKDLTKFFGKRNIVYHLNLKVPKGVVYGFLGPNGAGKTTTIKMLTGALRPTYGEIKIFGLDMPQKRVDIMKKVGYMPEVPIAYEDMTIFEFLIYMGRLSGLKKEEAREQAKMLMKYVGVGRVALNKIKELSSGQKQRVSFASALIGNPELLILDEPTANLDPLGRIEFIGKIISLAKEGKTIFVSSHIVSEVEKMCNYVGLINQGRLIAQGKISELTRIEEDEYDISTSDNKAAIEYLKEKPYVREVWEEEHIIRVRVDPRFLDEFFLQFPRYLTSQGIRLKLFKPHTSPLERILMEKFSIGEESD is encoded by the coding sequence ATGGAATATGTCATAGAAACTAAGGATCTAACGAAGTTTTTCGGAAAGAGGAACATAGTGTATCATCTTAATCTTAAAGTTCCTAAAGGCGTTGTCTACGGCTTTTTAGGACCAAATGGTGCTGGAAAAACAACGACGATTAAAATGCTCACTGGGGCTTTGAGGCCTACTTACGGGGAGATTAAAATCTTTGGACTTGACATGCCCCAAAAGAGAGTTGATATAATGAAGAAAGTTGGTTACATGCCCGAAGTTCCAATAGCTTACGAAGACATGACTATTTTCGAGTTTCTAATTTATATGGGCAGGCTTTCGGGTCTAAAAAAAGAAGAAGCCCGAGAACAGGCAAAAATGCTTATGAAGTACGTTGGAGTTGGAAGGGTAGCATTGAATAAGATAAAGGAGCTCTCTTCAGGTCAAAAGCAGAGAGTATCCTTTGCATCCGCTTTAATTGGCAATCCAGAACTTTTGATTCTCGATGAACCCACAGCAAACCTTGACCCCCTGGGAAGAATAGAGTTCATTGGAAAGATCATCTCCCTAGCAAAGGAGGGAAAAACTATTTTTGTTAGCTCTCACATAGTGAGTGAAGTCGAGAAGATGTGCAACTATGTGGGGTTAATAAATCAAGGGAGATTAATAGCCCAAGGGAAAATAAGCGAACTTACAAGGATTGAAGAAGACGAGTACGACATTTCCACATCTGACAATAAGGCGGCAATTGAGTATTTAAAGGAAAAGCCATATGTTAGAGAGGTTTGGGAAGAAGAACACATAATTAGGGTCAGGGTTGACCCAAGGTTTCTCGACGAATTCTTCTTACAATTTCCAAGGTATCTCACTTCCCAGGGGATAAGGTTAAAGTTATTTAAACCCCACACAAGTCCCCTCGAGAGGATCCTTATGGAGAAGTTCAGCATAGGTGAAGAAAGTGATTAG
- a CDS encoding metallophosphoesterase, which produces MRIVAITDIHGRRSMVEKLVDVVRREDVDVILIAGDITHFSGAEEAERVLSPLLTLEIPLLAVMGNCDGRDVLDFLEERGVSVHDKRVEIKGVGVVGFGGSNITPFSTIWEFSDDVIYSSLIRNYRQGDIVLTHAPPYGTKLDKTHSGIHAGSMGLRKFIEEKQPKLCICGHIHEGRGVEKIGNTIVVNPGPLARGYYAVIEGDSVELLNLKG; this is translated from the coding sequence ATGAGGATTGTGGCAATAACTGATATTCACGGTAGAAGATCGATGGTGGAAAAGCTAGTTGACGTGGTGAGGAGAGAAGATGTTGATGTAATTTTGATAGCGGGAGATATAACTCACTTTAGTGGCGCTGAAGAAGCTGAGAGGGTATTATCTCCTTTGTTAACCCTCGAGATTCCACTCCTAGCTGTTATGGGGAACTGCGATGGTAGGGACGTTTTGGACTTCTTAGAGGAAAGGGGAGTTAGTGTGCATGACAAGAGGGTAGAGATAAAGGGAGTAGGAGTTGTTGGATTTGGCGGCTCAAATATAACCCCCTTCTCAACCATATGGGAATTCAGCGACGATGTTATTTACTCCTCTCTCATTAGAAACTATAGGCAGGGAGACATAGTTCTAACTCATGCTCCTCCTTATGGCACAAAGCTCGACAAGACGCATTCTGGAATTCATGCTGGAAGTATGGGGTTGAGAAAGTTCATAGAAGAGAAGCAGCCAAAGTTATGCATCTGTGGGCACATTCATGAGGGTAGAGGAGTGGAGAAGATAGGAAATACAATAGTTGTAAACCCAGGGCCTCTTGCTAGGGGATACTATGCAGTAATTGAAGGTGACAGTGTGGAGCTTTTAAACCTCAAAGGTTAA
- a CDS encoding NAD(P)/FAD-dependent oxidoreductase has product MEKFDVIIIGAGPAGLFAAYELVERSNMKVLIIDEGGDVDQRVCPMDQLGYCIGCKPCHIMSGVGGAGGLSDGTVNLRPDIGGDLTELTNDENYSWQLVWEVDQILLKHGAPRNLYKGDPDQIRYWERKAAQAGVKFIPIIQRHIGSDNTPRVIKSIKQYLESKGVKFLLWTKALEFNKGWVKVRRGKDVFTIEGKYIIVAPGRGGAEWFHEIAQKIGLKARHGPIDVGVRVEVPAIIMEPITSINHDPKFHIYTDTYDDFVRTFCTNPYGFVVEERYDGYVGVNGHSMRNKKSNNTNFAFLTRIELTEPVEDTTAYGRSIAQLATTIGGGRPILQRLGDLRRGRRSTWSRIRKSNVEPTLKHVTPGDIAMALPHRVVTNIIEGLEKLDKVIPGVASDHTLLYAPEIKYYAMKVEVNELLETSIENVFAAGDGAGLSRDIVNAAATGIMAARGILVKEGLYNLKDFKKPGNWKEKIESLEPEE; this is encoded by the coding sequence ATGGAAAAGTTTGATGTAATAATTATTGGAGCTGGTCCAGCAGGACTTTTTGCAGCTTACGAGCTTGTTGAAAGAAGCAACATGAAAGTTCTAATAATCGACGAGGGTGGAGACGTAGATCAGAGAGTTTGTCCGATGGATCAGCTGGGCTACTGTATTGGATGTAAGCCCTGTCATATAATGAGCGGTGTAGGTGGGGCTGGAGGATTAAGCGATGGAACGGTAAATCTAAGGCCTGACATTGGAGGCGATCTCACAGAGTTGACTAACGACGAAAACTATTCTTGGCAACTTGTTTGGGAGGTTGATCAAATACTATTAAAGCATGGAGCCCCAAGAAACCTCTACAAAGGTGATCCTGATCAGATAAGGTACTGGGAGAGAAAAGCTGCACAAGCAGGTGTTAAATTTATCCCGATAATTCAAAGGCATATTGGTAGTGACAACACTCCTAGGGTTATTAAGAGCATAAAGCAATACCTAGAGAGCAAGGGAGTAAAGTTCCTTCTCTGGACTAAGGCTTTAGAATTCAATAAGGGATGGGTCAAGGTAAGAAGAGGAAAAGATGTATTTACAATAGAGGGGAAGTACATTATAGTCGCCCCAGGAAGAGGGGGGGCTGAATGGTTCCACGAAATCGCTCAAAAAATAGGGTTAAAAGCTAGGCACGGTCCAATAGATGTTGGTGTCAGAGTTGAAGTTCCAGCAATAATAATGGAGCCAATAACAAGCATTAATCACGATCCCAAGTTTCACATATACACCGATACCTACGATGACTTCGTGAGAACGTTCTGTACAAATCCATATGGCTTCGTTGTTGAAGAGAGGTATGACGGTTACGTGGGAGTTAACGGGCATTCAATGAGGAACAAAAAGAGTAACAACACAAACTTTGCTTTTCTAACTAGAATAGAGCTAACGGAGCCTGTAGAGGATACAACGGCATATGGAAGGAGCATAGCACAGCTTGCAACGACAATAGGAGGAGGAAGGCCAATACTTCAAAGGCTTGGAGATTTGAGAAGAGGGAGAAGAAGCACTTGGTCAAGAATAAGGAAGAGCAACGTTGAGCCAACACTAAAACACGTAACTCCTGGAGATATCGCAATGGCCCTACCCCACAGAGTTGTTACAAACATTATTGAAGGGCTAGAAAAGCTCGATAAGGTAATCCCAGGAGTTGCAAGTGATCATACACTCCTCTATGCACCAGAGATAAAGTACTATGCTATGAAAGTTGAAGTCAACGAACTTCTAGAGACTAGTATAGAGAACGTATTTGCGGCTGGAGATGGAGCAGGGCTAAGTAGGGATATCGTAAATGCTGCAGCTACGGGAATAATGGCAGCAAGGGGAATACTAGTAAAGGAAGGCCTATACAACTTAAAAGACTTTAAAAAGCCTGGAAACTGGAAGGAAAAGATAGAATCATTAGAACCAGAAGAGTAG
- a CDS encoding IS6-like element ISPfu2 family transposase, whose translation MKAESILYSLISVLKPFRRNKIPPEKKIRAVELYLRGLSYRQVGKILKISHTTVWEAVQKLAEAVYQPTLLAVRKQRNFIAVDETVVKINGEKRFLWAALDVESREVLAVWITTTRNWWIARDFILVVLKSCKGQPVFLVDGGKWYKSAFKSLGLDFVHVTFGPRNCIERWFRTLKERTKRFWNNFRARDWRRVHRFVFLFAFWYNFVRFHSRFGCPPGDVTEWLQEVMPQLS comes from the coding sequence ATGAAGGCTGAGAGCATTCTATACTCACTGATTTCAGTCTTAAAACCTTTTCGCCGCAACAAAATCCCACCAGAAAAGAAAATCAGAGCAGTAGAACTATACCTGCGAGGCCTCAGCTACAGACAAGTCGGAAAAATCCTCAAAATCAGCCACACAACAGTCTGGGAGGCAGTTCAAAAACTAGCAGAAGCAGTTTACCAGCCAACACTCCTCGCAGTAAGAAAACAGAGGAATTTTATCGCAGTTGATGAGACTGTCGTAAAAATCAACGGGGAGAAGAGATTTCTCTGGGCTGCACTTGACGTTGAGAGCAGGGAAGTTCTCGCAGTCTGGATTACAACAACCAGAAACTGGTGGATTGCTAGAGACTTCATTCTGGTTGTTTTGAAATCCTGCAAAGGACAGCCTGTTTTTCTGGTTGATGGTGGGAAGTGGTACAAGTCTGCTTTTAAATCCCTTGGACTGGATTTTGTTCACGTAACCTTCGGGCCGAGGAACTGTATTGAACGCTGGTTCAGGACTTTAAAAGAAAGAACAAAGCGTTTCTGGAATAATTTCAGGGCTAGAGACTGGAGGAGGGTTCACAGGTTTGTTTTTCTGTTTGCGTTCTGGTATAATTTTGTTAGGTTTCATTCTCGGTTTGGTTGTCCGCCTGGTGATGTGACTGAGTGGCTTCAAGAGGTGATGCCCCAGTTATCCTGA
- the amyA gene encoding alpha-amylase AmyA gives MGDKINFIFGIHNHQPLGNFGWVFEEAYEKCYWPFLETLEEYPNMKVAIHTSGPLIEWLQDNRPEYIDLLRSLVKRGQVEIVVAGFYEPVLASIPKEDRIEQIRLMKEWAKSIGFDARGVWLTERVWQPELVKTLKESGIDYVIVDDYHFMSAGLSKEELYWPYYTEDGGEVIAVFPIDEKLRYLIPFRPVDKVLEYLHSLIDGDESKVAVFHDDGEKFGIWPGTYEWVYEKGWLREFFDRISSDEKINLMLYTEYLEKYKPRGLVYLPIASYFEMSEWSLPAKQARLFVEFVNELKVKGIFEKYRVFVRGGIWKNFFYKYPESNYMHKRMLMVSKLVRNNPEARKYLLRAQCNDAYWHGLFGGVYLPHLRRAIWNNLIKANSYVSLGKVIRDIDYDGFEEVLIENDNFYAVFKPSYGGSLVEFSSKNRLVNYVDVLARRWEHYHGYVESQFDGVASIHELEKKIPDEIRKEVAYDKYRRFMLQDHVVPLGTTLEDFMFSRQQEIGEFPRVPYSYELLDGGIRLKREHLGIEVEKTVKLVNDGFEVEYIVNNKTGNPVLFAVELNVAVQSIMESPGVLRGKEIVVDDKYAVGKFALKFEDEMEVWKYPVKTLSQSESGWDLIQQGVSYIVPIRLEDKIRFKLKFEEASG, from the coding sequence GTGGGAGATAAAATTAACTTCATATTTGGAATTCACAACCATCAGCCCCTGGGCAACTTTGGATGGGTGTTTGAGGAGGCTTATGAAAAGTGTTACTGGCCGTTTCTGGAGACTCTGGAGGAATATCCAAACATGAAGGTTGCCATTCATACAAGTGGCCCCCTCATTGAGTGGCTCCAAGATAATAGACCCGAATACATAGACTTGCTTAGAAGTCTAGTGAAAAGAGGACAGGTGGAGATAGTCGTTGCTGGGTTCTACGAGCCTGTGCTAGCATCAATCCCAAAGGAAGATAGAATAGAGCAGATAAGGTTAATGAAAGAGTGGGCTAAGAGTATTGGATTTGATGCTAGGGGAGTTTGGCTAACTGAAAGAGTATGGCAACCAGAGCTCGTAAAGACCCTTAAGGAGAGCGGAATAGATTATGTAATAGTTGACGATTACCACTTCATGAGTGCGGGATTAAGTAAAGAGGAGCTGTACTGGCCATATTATACGGAAGATGGTGGGGAAGTTATAGCTGTTTTCCCGATAGATGAGAAGTTGAGATATTTGATTCCCTTTAGACCCGTTGATAAGGTCTTAGAATACCTGCATTCTCTCATAGATGGTGATGAGAGCAAAGTTGCAGTATTTCATGACGATGGTGAGAAGTTTGGAATCTGGCCTGGAACTTATGAGTGGGTGTATGAAAAGGGATGGTTAAGAGAATTCTTTGATAGAATTTCAAGTGATGAAAAGATAAACTTAATGCTTTACACTGAATACTTAGAAAAATATAAGCCTAGAGGTCTTGTTTATCTTCCAATAGCTTCATATTTTGAGATGAGCGAATGGTCATTGCCAGCAAAGCAGGCAAGGCTCTTTGTGGAGTTCGTCAATGAGCTTAAAGTTAAAGGTATATTTGAAAAGTACAGGGTATTTGTTAGGGGAGGAATTTGGAAGAATTTCTTCTATAAATACCCAGAGAGCAACTACATGCACAAGAGAATGCTAATGGTAAGTAAGTTAGTGAGAAACAATCCTGAGGCCAGGAAGTATCTGCTGAGAGCACAATGTAACGATGCTTATTGGCACGGCCTCTTCGGTGGAGTATATTTACCCCATCTTAGGAGGGCCATCTGGAACAATTTAATCAAGGCCAACAGCTATGTAAGCCTTGGAAAGGTCATAAGGGATATCGACTACGATGGCTTTGAGGAAGTTCTCATAGAGAATGACAACTTTTATGCAGTGTTTAAACCCTCTTACGGTGGTTCCTTGGTGGAGTTTTCATCAAAGAATAGACTCGTGAATTATGTAGATGTTCTGGCAAGAAGGTGGGAACACTATCATGGCTATGTGGAAAGTCAATTTGATGGAGTAGCCAGCATTCATGAGCTCGAGAAAAAGATACCAGATGAAATAAGAAAAGAAGTTGCTTACGACAAGTACAGAAGGTTCATGCTTCAAGATCACGTAGTCCCCCTGGGAACAACTCTGGAAGACTTCATGTTCTCAAGACAACAGGAGATCGGAGAGTTTCCTAGGGTTCCATACTCATATGAACTACTAGATGGAGGAATAAGGCTGAAGAGGGAACACTTGGGAATAGAAGTTGAAAAAACAGTGAAGTTAGTGAATGATGGATTTGAGGTGGAGTATATAGTGAACAACAAGACAGGAAATCCTGTATTGTTCGCAGTGGAACTTAACGTTGCAGTTCAGAGCATAATGGAGAGCCCAGGAGTTCTAAGGGGGAAAGAAATTGTCGTTGATGACAAGTATGCAGTTGGGAAGTTTGCACTGAAGTTTGAAGACGAAATGGAAGTCTGGAAGTATCCAGTAAAGACTCTCAGTCAAAGTGAAAGTGGCTGGGATCTAATCCAGCAGGGTGTCAGCTACATAGTTCCAATAAGGTTGGAGGATAAAATAAGGTTTAAGCTAAAATTTGAGGAAGCCTCGGGATAG
- a CDS encoding tRNA-5-methyluridine(54) 2-sulfurtransferase translates to MPAKCKFCDRPAFIKLHYPKMYLCEEHFKEYFERKVARTIEKYKLASKDERILVAVSGGKDSAVTAYVLKKLGYKIECLHLNLGIGEYSEKSEIYAKKQCEFIGAPLNIIRVKELLGYGIGEVRTSRPTCSYCGLTKRYIMNKFAYDNGFDAVATGHNLDDEASFLMNNLLHWNTEYLAKGGPLLPGEGKFVKKIKPLYELTEREVVAYAIAVGLEYIVEECPYARGATTLDMKEVLNELEEKRPGTKFNFVRGFLRKKKLFEPEVKGKDLKECKICGMPASGEICSFCKFWKLGKPLTFKIK, encoded by the coding sequence GTGCCTGCTAAATGTAAATTTTGTGATAGGCCTGCCTTTATCAAGCTCCACTATCCCAAAATGTATCTGTGCGAGGAGCATTTTAAAGAATACTTTGAGAGAAAAGTAGCAAGAACTATTGAAAAGTATAAGCTAGCAAGTAAAGACGAGAGAATACTCGTTGCAGTTAGTGGAGGAAAAGATTCCGCCGTAACAGCTTATGTGTTGAAAAAGCTAGGATATAAAATAGAATGTTTACACCTTAACCTGGGAATAGGAGAATATTCAGAAAAAAGTGAAATTTACGCCAAAAAACAGTGCGAGTTCATTGGAGCACCCCTAAACATAATAAGAGTTAAGGAGTTGCTCGGCTATGGGATAGGAGAAGTGAGAACTTCCAGGCCAACCTGCTCCTACTGTGGGCTAACCAAGAGATACATTATGAACAAGTTTGCATATGACAATGGTTTTGATGCAGTGGCAACGGGTCACAATTTGGATGACGAAGCAAGCTTTCTCATGAACAACTTACTCCACTGGAATACAGAGTACCTGGCTAAGGGAGGTCCTCTGCTCCCAGGGGAAGGAAAGTTCGTAAAGAAGATCAAACCTCTCTACGAATTAACTGAGAGGGAAGTTGTTGCCTATGCCATTGCCGTTGGATTGGAGTACATAGTAGAGGAGTGTCCTTATGCAAGAGGTGCGACAACTCTTGACATGAAGGAAGTTCTCAATGAATTGGAGGAAAAAAGGCCTGGAACAAAGTTCAACTTCGTGAGAGGATTCCTAAGAAAGAAAAAACTTTTCGAGCCAGAAGTGAAGGGGAAAGACCTCAAAGAGTGCAAGATATGTGGAATGCCCGCAAGTGGAGAGATTTGTTCATTTTGTAAGTTTTGGAAACTTGGTAAACCATTGACGTTTAAAATAAAATAG
- a CDS encoding ABC transporter permease — translation MISVLYQTEVYRLLKSRRLKVMLALMFLPVIVYFFTHEEITEYSAKALEISFQINLSQFLINFWASVIGQLVVIILMSDLLASEIDKGTIRLLLAKPIRKSEIVFGKFFSGITAILIIFGIPYLVMQIYMVLLYKSGFEGFKVTFDDFLFALGVTTLILGSLGAVSMLLSVVLSRPLYASLASFGIVFTAQFILPQLPFFDNPERFNLSYQIGVLLKRKFTLHTGLDAYKGDPSMSALFFISVILLSLIFTLLGLYKKEFEG, via the coding sequence GTGATTAGCGTTTTATATCAAACTGAAGTTTATAGACTTTTGAAGTCAAGAAGGCTCAAGGTTATGCTTGCCTTAATGTTCCTGCCCGTTATAGTTTACTTCTTTACCCATGAGGAAATCACCGAATATAGTGCAAAGGCCCTTGAAATATCTTTCCAGATAAATCTCTCTCAATTTTTAATAAACTTCTGGGCAAGTGTTATTGGCCAGCTTGTTGTTATTATTCTTATGAGCGATTTGCTTGCGAGCGAGATTGACAAAGGCACAATAAGGCTACTCCTTGCAAAGCCAATAAGAAAGAGTGAGATAGTTTTCGGCAAGTTCTTTTCAGGAATTACTGCAATTCTTATTATTTTTGGCATTCCTTATCTCGTTATGCAAATCTACATGGTTCTCCTCTACAAATCAGGCTTTGAAGGGTTTAAAGTAACTTTTGATGACTTCCTCTTTGCTTTAGGCGTTACCACCCTAATCCTGGGAAGCCTTGGAGCAGTTTCAATGCTTCTCTCAGTAGTCCTTTCAAGGCCTCTCTATGCATCCCTCGCAAGCTTTGGAATAGTTTTTACGGCCCAGTTTATATTACCCCAGTTGCCCTTCTTCGACAATCCAGAGCGCTTCAACTTGAGTTACCAGATAGGAGTTTTATTAAAGAGGAAATTTACCCTCCATACAGGATTAGATGCATACAAAGGAGACCCAAGCATGAGTGCTCTGTTTTTCATCAGCGTTATTTTGCTAAGTCTCATATTCACCCTCCTGGGATTATACAAAAAGGAGTTCGAGGGATGA
- a CDS encoding cation:proton antiporter encodes MDVFLELALILIMAKIFGYISVRFGFPAALGQLIGGIIIGPSLLNIVPYSEEVRLLAELGVVILLFLAGLETDVEEFKKVGFPAFIVAILGVFVPFVLGYASALAFGYPNMQALFLGGVLTATSVGLTTSILMEMKKLRTKVGTTILAAAVIDDVLGIIVLTILVAISTRGSVNLFDLGIIFLEVVVFFTLGLLLGNPAVKEMLKLSERITLPETVTAFAISIMLLFAYIAEKFQLAGITGSYLAGILVAMTEEAREITNKIMTIGYSLFIPIFLVSIGIESDLHVLLHASLFAIVYAVVGIVGKVVGCSLGALLVKFKPKEALQVGVGMIPRMEVALIMANIGLREGVFTRDVFSIPVVMVVVTTLVTPFLLKLAFSK; translated from the coding sequence ATGGATGTATTTTTAGAATTAGCTCTGATATTAATAATGGCTAAAATCTTCGGCTATATTTCGGTGAGATTTGGATTTCCAGCTGCCTTAGGACAGCTCATAGGGGGGATTATAATAGGTCCCTCTCTCCTCAACATAGTTCCTTACAGTGAAGAGGTTAGGTTGCTTGCTGAGCTTGGGGTTGTAATCCTTCTCTTTTTGGCTGGACTTGAGACTGATGTCGAGGAATTCAAGAAGGTAGGTTTTCCGGCCTTTATAGTTGCCATTCTGGGAGTCTTTGTACCTTTTGTTCTGGGATATGCTTCTGCACTTGCCTTTGGATATCCAAACATGCAGGCTCTTTTTCTTGGAGGAGTGCTTACAGCTACAAGCGTTGGCCTTACAACGAGCATATTAATGGAGATGAAGAAGCTAAGAACGAAGGTTGGGACAACTATCTTAGCAGCTGCTGTGATAGATGATGTGCTTGGCATAATTGTTCTCACTATTTTAGTTGCAATAAGTACGAGGGGTAGCGTCAATTTGTTTGATTTAGGAATAATCTTTCTTGAAGTAGTAGTGTTCTTTACCCTTGGCCTACTCTTAGGTAATCCAGCTGTTAAAGAAATGCTCAAGTTATCAGAAAGGATAACACTTCCTGAAACTGTAACGGCTTTTGCAATTTCTATAATGCTACTCTTCGCATACATAGCTGAAAAGTTTCAATTGGCCGGGATTACAGGCTCTTATTTGGCAGGAATACTTGTTGCAATGACTGAGGAGGCAAGAGAAATAACAAACAAAATAATGACAATTGGATATTCTCTTTTTATTCCCATCTTCCTTGTGAGCATTGGAATAGAGAGTGATCTTCATGTTTTGCTCCATGCTAGTCTTTTTGCAATTGTATATGCTGTTGTTGGTATAGTGGGCAAGGTTGTGGGGTGTTCGCTTGGAGCTCTTCTCGTAAAGTTCAAGCCGAAGGAAGCACTTCAAGTTGGGGTTGGTATGATACCAAGGATGGAAGTTGCCTTAATTATGGCAAATATTGGATTAAGGGAGGGGGTATTTACGAGAGATGTATTTTCAATTCCTGTCGTCATGGTTGTTGTTACGACTTTAGTTACTCCATTCCTTCTAAAGCTGGCGTTTTCGAAGTAG
- a CDS encoding acylphosphatase has product MGIVRAHLRIYGRVQGVGFRWSMQREAKKLGVNGWVRNLPDGSVEAVLEGEEERVEALIGWAHQGPPLARVTRVEVTWEEPKGEKGFRIIG; this is encoded by the coding sequence ATGGGGATAGTCAGGGCTCATCTAAGAATATACGGAAGGGTTCAGGGTGTTGGATTTAGGTGGAGCATGCAGAGGGAAGCTAAAAAATTAGGAGTCAACGGTTGGGTGAGAAATCTTCCTGATGGAAGCGTTGAGGCTGTTTTGGAAGGAGAAGAAGAGAGGGTCGAGGCTTTAATTGGGTGGGCTCACCAAGGGCCTCCTTTAGCTAGAGTTACTCGAGTTGAGGTTACCTGGGAAGAGCCCAAAGGGGAAAAAGGATTTAGAATCATCGGGTAG